The Thermodesulfobacteriota bacterium genome has a segment encoding these proteins:
- a CDS encoding HU family DNA-binding protein: MTKAELIDQMAKDAKISKAAAGKALDSFTACVKKSLKAKDGKLTLVGFGTFSKVHRKARTGRNPQTGAAIKIKARNAVKFKAGKDLNDAI, translated from the coding sequence ATGACCAAGGCAGAATTAATTGATCAGATGGCCAAAGACGCGAAGATTTCCAAAGCCGCCGCCGGGAAAGCCCTGGATTCCTTTACCGCCTGCGTAAAGAAATCCCTCAAGGCCAAAGACGGAAAGCTCACCCTGGTTGGTTTCGGAACTTTCTCCAAGGTGCATCGCAAAGCCCGCACCGGTCGCAATCCCCAGACCGGCGCCGCCATCAAAATCAAAGCCAGAAACGCCGTTAAGTTCAAAGCTGGCAAAGACCTCAACGACGCTATTTAG
- a CDS encoding SOS response-associated peptidase, giving the protein MCGRFAMTVPLSTLIREFGIERTDCDVRPSYNIAPGRDIAAIVHDDGKVLTAFRWGLVPFWTKDPSTGSRMINARAESVAEKPAFRQAFRARRCLIAASGFYEWKKDGREKRPVYIRPKTADLICLAGVYEFWQSADGRRLATCAIITTEANSLIRPVHDRMPVIIRKADHPLWFDRSGPVRGAQMLLTPYPDDELEIYNVSGKVNSPVNDSPECIQREGG; this is encoded by the coding sequence ATGTGCGGCCGTTTTGCCATGACAGTGCCCCTGTCCACCCTGATCAGGGAATTCGGGATTGAAAGAACCGACTGCGATGTCCGGCCGAGTTACAATATCGCCCCCGGCCGGGACATCGCCGCCATCGTGCATGACGACGGGAAAGTGCTGACGGCTTTCCGCTGGGGTCTGGTGCCGTTCTGGACAAAAGATCCGTCAACAGGCAGCCGCATGATTAATGCCCGGGCCGAATCGGTGGCTGAAAAGCCGGCCTTTCGTCAGGCCTTCCGGGCCCGGCGCTGCCTGATCGCGGCCAGCGGTTTTTATGAGTGGAAAAAGGATGGCCGGGAAAAACGCCCGGTTTATATACGGCCCAAAACAGCCGACCTCATCTGTCTGGCGGGGGTATACGAATTCTGGCAGTCTGCCGACGGGCGGCGTCTGGCCACCTGCGCCATCATCACCACGGAAGCGAATTCCCTTATCCGGCCTGTTCATGACCGCATGCCGGTCATTATCCGCAAAGCGGATCATCCGCTCTGGTTCGATCGTTCCGGCCCTGTGCGCGGCGCGCAGATGCTGCTAACGCCTTATCCGGATGATGAACTGGAAATATACAATGTATCAGGGAAGGTCAATTCGCCGGTCAATGATTCGCCGGAATGCATTCAACGGGAGGGGGGATAA
- a CDS encoding CoA-binding protein: protein MECFFNPDGVAVIGASDSAGKGGYNIVHNIKNTYRGRVYPVNSRYTAVQGLPCYPSARDLPEKIDLAIVFVPAPAIPTVIEDCAAAGVRGVIIQSAGFAEVGPEGQALQEKVLATAGAHGIRLWGPNCIGLVDVAGRQVFSFVSPDIIGQGMVPGRVSMIVQSGMLSGGFLLDMMSGDSMGFARVCSIGNKMDVNECDILEYLIDDPDTGVIGCYLETLVDGRRFVELCRRTDKPVVVIKGGRTEHGARAAKSHTAGMAADAAVVSGILAQAGVIEAADFKQMADICNALALTGACPGKEEGRVAILTYSGGAGIISTDLMAGRRLRLAELRAETKEKMAPVFPDWMPVNNPVDFWPAVEKSGAVKTYLTCFQAVLEDPDVDVVFMHLFTGSRLKLDFGSLAEASRKANKPLFCWVIGHQQARREIRDALQQEGVPVFRELDRAMLCIDALFAHQRFVKRRIARRAG, encoded by the coding sequence ATGGAGTGCTTTTTCAATCCCGACGGCGTGGCCGTTATCGGCGCGTCCGATTCCGCCGGCAAAGGCGGATACAATATCGTTCACAATATCAAAAACACATACCGGGGCCGCGTTTATCCGGTCAATTCCCGTTACACGGCGGTCCAGGGGCTGCCCTGTTACCCATCGGCCCGTGATTTGCCGGAAAAGATCGACCTGGCCATCGTGTTCGTGCCGGCTCCGGCGATCCCCACTGTGATCGAGGACTGCGCCGCGGCCGGGGTCCGGGGCGTCATCATCCAGTCGGCCGGGTTCGCTGAGGTCGGCCCGGAAGGGCAGGCCCTGCAGGAGAAAGTTCTGGCAACGGCCGGGGCTCACGGCATCCGCCTCTGGGGTCCCAACTGTATCGGCCTGGTGGATGTCGCCGGCCGCCAGGTGTTTTCCTTTGTGTCGCCGGATATCATCGGCCAGGGCATGGTTCCCGGCCGGGTATCCATGATCGTGCAGAGCGGTATGCTCTCCGGCGGATTTCTGCTGGACATGATGTCCGGCGACAGCATGGGATTTGCCCGGGTATGCTCCATCGGCAATAAAATGGATGTCAACGAGTGCGACATCCTGGAATATCTGATCGATGATCCCGACACCGGGGTCATCGGCTGCTATCTGGAAACGCTGGTCGACGGCCGCCGGTTTGTCGAGCTCTGCCGCCGGACCGACAAGCCGGTGGTGGTCATCAAGGGCGGCCGGACCGAGCACGGCGCCCGGGCGGCCAAAAGCCACACCGCCGGCATGGCGGCCGACGCGGCCGTGGTCAGCGGCATCCTGGCCCAGGCCGGGGTTATCGAGGCCGCTGACTTTAAACAGATGGCCGATATCTGCAACGCCCTGGCGCTGACCGGGGCCTGCCCCGGGAAAGAGGAGGGCCGGGTGGCCATCCTGACTTACAGCGGCGGCGCGGGTATCATCTCCACGGACCTGATGGCCGGGCGGCGGCTGCGTCTGGCCGAACTGCGTGCGGAAACAAAAGAGAAAATGGCGCCGGTTTTCCCGGACTGGATGCCGGTCAACAATCCGGTGGATTTCTGGCCGGCGGTGGAGAAAAGCGGCGCCGTCAAAACCTATCTCACCTGTTTCCAGGCGGTGCTGGAAGATCCCGACGTGGATGTGGTCTTCATGCACCTGTTTACCGGAAGCCGTTTAAAACTGGATTTCGGCAGCCTGGCCGAAGCGTCCCGGAAGGCGAACAAACCCCTGTTCTGCTGGGTCATCGGCCATCAGCAGGCCCGGCGGGAAATCCGCGACGCGCTGCAGCAGGAGGGTGTGCCGGTATTCCGGGAGTTGGATCGAGCCATGCTCTGCATTGACGCGCTGTTCGCGCATCAGCGGTTTGTGAAACGCCGTATCGCCCGACGCGCCGGCTGA
- a CDS encoding molybdopterin-dependent oxidoreductase: MEQWHKTGCVLCAQNCGLEVLVENNRMVKVRPDKQNPRSQGYACRKGLNIIHHQHHAQRLTHPLKRVGDRFERISWDQAIDEIAGRLKDITAAHGPRSFAYMGGGGQGCHFEAAFGVPLMRGLGSRYHYNALAQELTGLFWAWKEATGRQFLISDHDHTDVLLAIGWNGMMSHQMPRARKYLTAFAKDPGKVLIVIDPRQSETAKIADIHLAPRPGTDALLTRAMIAIIINEGWENADYIRDHVSGFTEIRPLFENFDFRAAIDMCALDYEQVREVCRLTATRKSSMHPDLGVLMNRHSTATSALEIILMAVCGRIGVPGGNIVPGAMPLAGGGGSSGKKKEEEWKTVKTGFPPLSGYYPPNVMPEEIMNDHPERLRAVLCCGANPLRSYADTTAYEQAFGQLDLLVTCELAMTETAVLSHYVLPARSGYESWDATFFAWNYPEIYFQMRRPVVQPEGEPLEMSQILVKLADRLGLIPDIPAALFEAAKKDRAAYAAELMTFVMTEPRALKAITFVLAQTLGEELGSANLAALWGMLQTAPGHFQEDAARAGFTPGPDFGERMFQAIVDHPEGLWVGKCDPAGAMKAIKTPDGRVQVAYPEMREWISSITPESERAALESDSRWPLILMAGRHMDMNANTLMRDPSWNEGRRACTLAMNPADAERLGLADGQQVKVITEAGEEIAELEVTGETRPGQVMLPHGFGLNFMGRVYGANANRLTKNTHRDKFAGTPLHRYVPCRLEKAGR; the protein is encoded by the coding sequence ATGGAACAATGGCACAAAACAGGGTGCGTATTATGCGCCCAGAACTGCGGGCTCGAAGTTCTGGTGGAAAACAACCGAATGGTCAAAGTGAGGCCGGATAAACAGAACCCCCGCAGCCAGGGCTATGCCTGCCGCAAGGGGCTGAACATCATTCATCACCAGCATCATGCCCAGCGGCTGACCCACCCGCTCAAGCGGGTAGGTGACCGTTTTGAACGCATCTCCTGGGACCAGGCCATTGATGAAATCGCCGGCCGGCTCAAAGACATCACGGCCGCCCACGGCCCCCGGTCCTTTGCCTACATGGGCGGCGGTGGTCAGGGCTGCCATTTCGAGGCGGCCTTCGGCGTGCCCCTGATGCGGGGCCTTGGGTCCCGCTATCATTATAACGCCCTGGCCCAGGAACTGACCGGCCTGTTCTGGGCCTGGAAGGAAGCCACCGGCCGCCAGTTCCTGATATCCGATCATGATCATACGGATGTGCTTCTGGCCATCGGCTGGAACGGGATGATGAGCCATCAGATGCCCCGGGCCAGAAAATATCTGACGGCGTTCGCCAAAGATCCCGGCAAGGTGCTGATCGTCATCGATCCCCGGCAATCGGAAACGGCAAAAATCGCCGATATTCATCTGGCCCCGCGGCCGGGGACCGACGCCCTTCTCACCCGGGCAATGATTGCCATTATTATTAATGAAGGATGGGAAAACGCCGATTATATCCGGGACCATGTTTCGGGATTCACGGAGATCCGCCCGCTGTTTGAGAATTTCGATTTCCGGGCGGCCATTGACATGTGCGCCCTGGACTATGAACAGGTCCGCGAGGTCTGCCGGCTGACGGCGACCCGGAAATCATCCATGCATCCGGACCTGGGGGTGCTGATGAACCGCCACAGCACGGCGACCTCTGCCCTGGAAATCATTCTCATGGCCGTGTGCGGCCGCATCGGCGTACCCGGCGGCAACATCGTTCCCGGTGCCATGCCCCTGGCCGGCGGCGGTGGCTCGTCCGGTAAAAAGAAGGAAGAAGAGTGGAAAACAGTCAAAACCGGTTTCCCGCCGTTGAGCGGATACTATCCGCCCAACGTCATGCCCGAGGAGATCATGAACGATCATCCCGAGCGTCTGCGGGCCGTGCTCTGCTGCGGCGCCAACCCGCTGCGCTCTTATGCCGACACCACCGCCTACGAACAGGCCTTTGGCCAACTGGACCTGCTGGTGACCTGCGAACTGGCCATGACCGAGACGGCGGTCTTGTCCCATTACGTGTTGCCGGCCCGGTCGGGATATGAATCCTGGGACGCGACTTTTTTTGCCTGGAATTATCCCGAGATTTATTTCCAGATGCGCCGGCCGGTGGTTCAACCGGAAGGGGAACCTCTGGAGATGAGCCAGATCCTGGTGAAACTGGCCGACCGGCTGGGCTTGATCCCGGACATCCCCGCCGCGCTTTTTGAAGCGGCCAAGAAGGACCGGGCCGCCTATGCCGCGGAACTGATGACCTTTGTCATGACCGAACCCCGGGCACTGAAGGCCATTACCTTTGTCCTGGCTCAAACCCTGGGCGAAGAGCTGGGCTCCGCCAACCTGGCGGCCCTGTGGGGCATGCTGCAGACGGCTCCCGGGCATTTTCAGGAAGACGCGGCCCGGGCCGGATTCACGCCGGGGCCGGACTTCGGTGAGCGGATGTTCCAGGCGATTGTCGATCATCCCGAAGGCTTGTGGGTCGGAAAATGCGATCCGGCCGGGGCCATGAAGGCCATCAAAACCCCGGACGGCCGCGTTCAGGTGGCCTATCCCGAGATGCGGGAATGGATCAGTTCCATCACGCCGGAATCCGAGCGCGCCGCGCTTGAATCCGACTCCCGCTGGCCGCTGATTCTCATGGCCGGCCGGCACATGGATATGAATGCCAATACCCTCATGCGTGATCCGTCATGGAATGAAGGCCGGAGGGCCTGCACCCTGGCCATGAACCCGGCCGATGCCGAACGCCTGGGACTTGCCGACGGACAGCAAGTGAAGGTGATCACCGAAGCCGGAGAAGAAATTGCCGAACTGGAGGTCACCGGCGAAACACGCCCGGGCCAGGTCATGCTTCCCCATGGCTTCGGCCTGAATTTCATGGGACGCGTTTACGGCGCCAACGCCAACCGGCTGACGAAAAACACCCACCGCGACAAGTTCGCCGGAACGCCGCTGCATCGGTATGTGCCCTGCCGGTTGGAGAAGGCTGGCCGATAA